The DNA region GCCTATCAGGCTCTTTCAGACCATTTTGACCCCATTCGAAAGAACTTCTGGGCATACAAAATTCGCTCACTTACTGCGTGAAATAGCGACccacagcagcaccagACACATTCTCTTTCACTTTCTATTCAGTTACTCAACTTTTACTCTGCGCCTTTATTCTTTATCATTTCGTAGTAAAAAAGACATcttaaaaaatttgaatgggccatctcatcgcatctACACCTCATCGGCCCTCGAAATTCCCATTCTCGACACACAACCTGCTTCGAGAAGTTGCTAAATACCAATACCTGATGAGCACTATTGATAGGATCTTGGGCAACATATATGTGGGGTCGGTGCAACCTATTATAGACCATGTCCCGCTGAGAACCGACTACAACATCTCGCATATCCTGTCTGTAATGAAGTTCGAGGTACTGCCCGAATATCTGGTCAGAAAGAGCTATACACTAAAGAATGTTGCTATCGATGACGACGAAACTACTGATATACTGCAATACATTGACGAAACGAACAGATTCATCGACTCCTGTCTGTTTCCCCACGAACCCGAGTATGATCCTCGAAAAGTGGACTTCAGGAAGAAGCCTCAACAAGGGGGCGTATACGTCCATTGTCACGCGGGTGTATCGCGGTCGGTAACATTCATTGTGGCGTATTTGATGTACCGGTACAGACTAAATCTAAAGTCCGCACTCTACGCTGTGAAAAGAAAGCATCCAGGCGCCCAGCCAAATGATAACTTCATGGAACAACTAAAGATTTACCAGGACATGGGATCCTACCATGTTGACATCGACAATCAGGCATACAAGGTCTGGAAGCTCACCAATTCGGTGAAAGAAGACGGCACAGGAGAAAACATCTTAGCTCAAGAAGACACTTTTAAGCACAACGACCAAAAGAGACTTCAGGAAATGACCCCCGAAGAACTTTCTGCAGTCACAGTTATACGCTGCAAAAAATGCCGACAAAAGCTAGCTCTTTCGACTTCCTTCATACAGCACGAGCCTCCTAGCAAAGAATCGACTGAAGGTCATTTTATTAGAAGAGCGGCAGGGGGCAGAAGGATTATTGGTATCCAACAGTCGCAAGATTCGTGTTCTCATTTTTTTGTCGAACCTCTCAACTGGATGAAGGACGAGTTGCAAGGCAagcaggagctggaggGGAAGTTCTCGTGCCCTGGTTGCTCATCGAAAGTTGGCGGGTATAATTGGAAAGGTTCAAGATGCAGTTGCGGGAAGTGGATGGTACCTGCgattcatcttcaaaatgcGAAAGTTGACCAGATCGCGTTCGCAAAGAAAGCCTTGCCCAATATGGTGGGCTCAGAACTGACAAAAGAGTAGTTCTCCAGATGCATCTTTGTAAATTTAAATATGACTTTTAGTCACAGCCCAGGTCGTCGACATCAAACGGCGATCTTAGTCTTTGACGTCGTTGCCGGGGGAGAGGCGGACTGGCCCCACCACTGTTAATGTCTGCTATTTCAGGCCCGTTAATGCCAACGTCATAAGCTTCGATATCTGGGATAGTCACAGGGGGCAGTGCTAAGCTCCCGGAGTCCTCGTTATCGCTATAGTTGTAGCTGTGCTGATAGTTGTTCTCCATATCGTACGGATGACTCACGCCCTCGATGTGTGATGTTTCAATGAACTGCTGAACAGTGCGCTCGGCCCTTTCATAATTGTCATCTCGCGCGTTATGCGGCTCCGCTACGTCGTCGTCCGGTTCTATTCTTGCAAATTCATCGTCGTAATCATATGAGGTCTCGTCCTCATGAATATCTTGATCCAGATTAATGTCCATGTCAGGCGGTGTAAGGCTTCGTATCACTGCTTCATGCGGCAGTGTGGTCTGCTGCGGGGTATTCACATTCTCCTGTGGGCGGTCTGTGCTGAGCAGATCACGAACACCATGCGAGCCCTGCTGTTGTTGCCTCTCCTGCTCCTTGGCCTCTAGCTTCGCGAGGTCTTTGCGTTCTTTCATAGTGAACCCGATGCCTACTGGCCTGATAGAGTCCCAGCCTAACATGCGGATACTCTCCTGCTGTTTCTCGCTCAGCTCGAGCCGCATTTCGAAGGGGTCAAATTTAGAGCCTGTTGCTTTATGTACATGGTAGAATGGGTGTTCTGAGAATGCGGAATAGGCAGCAAGTGGAGGCATCGTGTAAAATTTGCTTTTAGTCTCGCGGTCTGTCTGCCGCCTACCTCTTGAGCCTAATGACTTGGGGTCGTTCCGAGACGCAGTGTGATCCTCTCGTGCCCTAAATACCGGCAAATTCTCTAGGCTGCACCCGTGGTCACGGCCCGAGACAGTATCAATGGCTAGTTGAAGTGAATCGGGTAAATCGAAGTTCATGGGTGCtctttttgtctttgtGATTTCCTCGCGGTTGAAACTGGTTACTTTAatcttcttccaaaatcaTATATAACTACATAATGCTAACCCGTAAGAACGTGTGCTTGCCCGCAATTCGAAGTTTCCAGTTACTCAAATTTAG from Lachancea thermotolerans CBS 6340 chromosome C complete sequence includes:
- the YVH1 gene encoding tyrosine protein phosphatase YVH1 (similar to uniprot|Q02256 Saccharomyces cerevisiae YIR026C YVH1 nitrogen starvation-induced protein phosphatase), yielding MGHLIASTPHRPSKFPFSTHNLLREVAKYQYLMSTIDRILGNIYVGSVQPIIDHVPLRTDYNISHILSVMKFEVLPEYLVRKSYTLKNVAIDDDETTDILQYIDETNRFIDSCLFPHEPEYDPRKVDFRKKPQQGGVYVHCHAGVSRSVTFIVAYLMYRYRLNLKSALYAVKRKHPGAQPNDNFMEQLKIYQDMGSYHVDIDNQAYKVWKLTNSVKEDGTGENILAQEDTFKHNDQKRLQEMTPEELSAVTVIRCKKCRQKLALSTSFIQHEPPSKESTEGHFIRRAAGGRRIIGIQQSQDSCSHFFVEPLNWMKDELQGKQELEGKFSCPGCSSKVGGYNWKGSRCSCGKWMVPAIHLQNAKVDQIAFAKKALPNMVGSELTKE
- the MND2 gene encoding Mnd2p (some similarities with uniprot|P40577 Saccharomyces cerevisiae YIR025W MND2 Subunit of the anaphase-promoting complex (APC) needed for meiotic nuclear division) — protein: MNFDLPDSLQLAIDTVSGRDHGCSLENLPVFRAREDHTASRNDPKSLGSRGRRQTDRETKSKFYTMPPLAAYSAFSEHPFYHVHKATGSKFDPFEMRLELSEKQQESIRMLGWDSIRPVGIGFTMKERKDLAKLEAKEQERQQQQGSHGVRDLLSTDRPQENVNTPQQTTLPHEAVIRSLTPPDMDINLDQDIHEDETSYDYDDEFARIEPDDDVAEPHNARDDNYERAERTVQQFIETSHIEGVSHPYDMENNYQHSYNYSDNEDSGSLALPPVTIPDIEAYDVGINGPEIADINSGGASPPLPRQRRQRLRSPFDVDDLGCD